In Nitrospirota bacterium, the DNA window CGGTGATTACGCGGACATATTTATCGAGCATGAAAGGCCGCTGTCGATACAGCTTGAAGACGACAAGATAGAGAAAGTTGTCTCAGGAATCGACTCAGGAGCCGGTGTCAGAGTTTTATACGGCGGCAAGTCTGCTTATGCTTACACTAATGATCTGTCCGAGGACTCATTGTTAAACATTGCCGGGGCTGTCAGCAGCGCGGTCAAGGAACGCGGTGAAAAGGACAGAGTTGTTGATCTGAGAAGGTCCAGGCCTTTGGTTGATTTCAGAATAAAATACAATCCCCGCGATGTTCAGATAGAGAAGAAGATATCGCTTGTGGAAAATGCAAACAGGACCGCAAAGGGCATCAGCCCGAAGATAAAGCAGGTATCCGTAATCTACAGGGACTCCATTCAAAATGTTTGCATTGCAACTTCAGACGGGACCATTGCGGAGGATGAGCGTATTTATACGCTTGCGCTTGTTCAGGTGATCGCTTCAGACGGTGACGTCTTGCAGACAGGTTATGAACCTGTGGGCGGGCTTACGGGTTTTGAACTGTTTGAAGAAAATCCATTCGACGAGATAGCAGTTAAGGCTGCTGAGAAGGCGGTAAAGATGTTGAGCGCAAGAAAGGCTAGCGGCGGGAGGATGCCCGTAGTAATCTCTGCAGAGGCAGGGGGCACTATGATACATGAGGCTGTTGGACATGGGTTGGAAGCAGATCTTGCGCAACAGGGGTTGTCTGTTTACACAAACAAGATCGGGCAGCAGATCGCATCGCCCTTGGTTACGATTGTTGACGATTCAACGCTGCCTAAAAAGAGAGGCTCATTCAGATTTGATGATGAAGGGACTGTTTCTCAGAGGACGGTCTTAGTAGAGAACGGGGTCCTCAAAAGTTATATGCATGACAGGTTGACGGCGATGAGGGAAGGCACAGGGTCGACAGGAAACGGAAGGCGGCAGTCTTATAAAGACAGGCCGATACCGAGGATGACCAATACATTTATTGAACGTGGGAATGGGTCCCCTGATGAAATAATAGGATCGGTCGATAAAGGTTTCTTCGTGAAAAAGATGGGGGGAGGGCAGGTCAATACGGTTACGGGGGAATTTGTTTTTGAGGTGTCCGAGGGATATCTGATTGAAAAGGGTCAAGTGGGAGAGCCTGTGCGCGGCGCTACACTCATTGGAAACGGCCCCGAAATTCTTAAATCAATAGATATGGTAGGGAATGATTTGGGTTTTGCAATAGGAACATGCGGTAAAGATGCCCAGGGTGTGCCGGTTTCTGACGCGATGCCGACCGTAAGGATACCGGAGATCGTGGTCGGAGGGGAAGCCTGATTTGTGCTAAATAAAGCCACAATAGTTGTATTTATGATACAGATAATAAGATAAGCCCCTTGTTTTTTAAAGATAATTTATTGGTATCTATTTTGCTTATTACTGATGAAAACTTTAGAAGAAAACCTTAAGAAAGGGCTGAAAGAATTTAAAAAGGGCTCTTACCTCTTGGTGTTCTAAAAAGTGTCTGGGTTGTACGATTGCTTCAATTAGCAGTTGGTTGAGAAAAACGAAAGGAAAGAAAAAACTAAGCTTTAGAAAATATGGGATTTTTCTTGGGATTTAAGATGAGACTTCAAAATACATTAAAGAATGAGATCATAATTACTGGAAACGGACTTCACACCGGCCACATTATAAATATGAGGCTCAGACCCGCGCCAAGGGATTCCGGCATAGTATTTATCAGGACCGACAAGAGGGACACCAGAATAAAAGCAAATGTAAGCTCTGTTGTTGATACAACTTTTGCCACAACCCTTGCTTCAGAAGGTGTCAGGGTCGGAACGGTTGAACATCTTTTAGCTGCTTTTGCAGGTCTTGATATAGATAATGTATATGTTGAGATTGATGGCCCCGAGGTGCCGATAATGGATGGAAGCGCCCTGCCGTTTGTTAATAAGATCATGGAGGCAGGAATTGCAAAACAGGCCAAGACGGTATCCTTTATAAGGATACGGGAACCTATTGTGGTCATGG includes these proteins:
- a CDS encoding TldD/PmbA family protein: MIKIPDELLLKIIRKALSNGGDYADIFIEHERPLSIQLEDDKIEKVVSGIDSGAGVRVLYGGKSAYAYTNDLSEDSLLNIAGAVSSAVKERGEKDRVVDLRRSRPLVDFRIKYNPRDVQIEKKISLVENANRTAKGISPKIKQVSVIYRDSIQNVCIATSDGTIAEDERIYTLALVQVIASDGDVLQTGYEPVGGLTGFELFEENPFDEIAVKAAEKAVKMLSARKASGGRMPVVISAEAGGTMIHEAVGHGLEADLAQQGLSVYTNKIGQQIASPLVTIVDDSTLPKKRGSFRFDDEGTVSQRTVLVENGVLKSYMHDRLTAMREGTGSTGNGRRQSYKDRPIPRMTNTFIERGNGSPDEIIGSVDKGFFVKKMGGGQVNTVTGEFVFEVSEGYLIEKGQVGEPVRGATLIGNGPEILKSIDMVGNDLGFAIGTCGKDAQGVPVSDAMPTVRIPEIVVGGEA